In Desulfoferula mesophila, the genomic window GGCCTATATGTGAGCGAGCAGGTGCGCGACGAGATTTTGGCCGGGCGCATCCCCCTGGACGGGGAGATCAAGCAGGTCACCATGCTCTTCAGCGACCTGCGCGACTTCACTCCGCTGGCTGAGGCCACGCCGCCCAAGGACGTGGTGATGATCCTCAACGGCTATTTTCACCACATGGCCACCGTGGTGGAGGAGCACGGCGGCCTGGTGTTGCAATACGTGGGCGACGAAATCGAGGCGGTGTTCGGCGCGCCCCTTGCCCTGGAAAACCATGCCCGCCACGCCCTGGAGGCCGCCCTGGCCATGCGCCGGCACCTGGCCGCCTACAACGCCCGGCTCATAGCCAACGGGCACGCCCCCCTGCGCCACGGCATCGGCATCCACAGCGGGCCGGCCCTGGCGGCCAACATCGGCGGTGGGGGCAGGCTCAGCTACGCCCTGGTGGGCGACACCGTAAACCTCGCCGCCCGGCTGCAAGACCTGACCAAGGTCATGGGCCGCGACATCCTGGTGAGCGGCGCCACCGCCGACGCCCTGGGCCCGGGAGCGCCTCTGGAGCGCCTGAGCGCCACCACGGTCAAGGGCCGCAGCCAGCCGGTGGAGGTGTACGCGGTGCCTTGAAGGGCATCCTGCGCGCCTGTTTGTCTGGGCGTCTGTGTGCTAGACTTGGGCCTGCCGCGGGGTGGGGACGCCGCTTCCGCTGAGATGGAGCCTGGATTCTCCCGACGAATTCATCAAGCCCGGCAGCCAGGCGCATGGTTTTCTTTTATGGGGCGAAGGTATGATCGTAGCCTTTATGATGGACCCTCTGGAGTCCATCGAACCGGAAAACGAGACCACCAGTTGGTTGATGTACGAGTGCAACCAACGGGGGCACACGGTTTTTTTCCTGGAGCCCCATGACATCTATGTGCGCGGCTCCCGCCTGGTGGCCCGCATGCGCAACGTCAGCGTGGCCCCGGATCAACCCATGCGCGCCTATTGGGACGACGCCATCGCCTGCCTCAAGCGCGACGAGCTGATCTTCGAGGAGATCACCGACATCGACGCCCTGTTCTTGCGCAAGGACCCGCCGCTCAACTACCAGACCCTGGAGTACCTGCACCACGTGCGGGGCGAGGTGTTCACCATCAACAGCACCACCGGCCAGATGCTGGCCAGCAGCAAGCTGTACCTGCTCAACTTCCCGGACATAATTCCCGAAACCCACGTAAGCCGCGACCCCAAGCGCCTGCGCAAGATCATCGACGAGTTCGGCGGGTCCATGGTGGTCAAGCCCCTGAACCGCTCCCGGGGCGAGGGGGTCATCAAGGTAAGCAGCCACGACCGCGACAACCTCAACAGCCTGATCCACTATTACGTGAACTCCTACAAGCCCTACCCCGAGCGCGAGGCCATCATGGTGCAGGAGTACCTGGCCGAGGTGAAAAAGCACGGCGACGTGCGCATCATGCTGCTCAACGGGGAAATCCTGGGGGCCATGCGCCGCATACCGGCCAAGGGCGACTTCCGCACCAACATCCACGCCGGGGCCAGCCCGGCCAAGCACGAGATAAGCGCCACCGACCGGCGCATCTGCGACACCATCCGCCCCCGGCTCATGGCCGACGGGCTCTATTTCGTGGGACTGGACATCATCGGCGACAAGCTGGTGGAGATAAACGTGGTAAGCCCCGGCGGCATCCCGCGCATCAACCGGCTGGACGGCATCAAGATCGAGGCCCAGGTCATCGACTTCGTGGAGGAGCAGGTGCGCCGGCTCAAGGACCATGCCTAACCCGGCCGCGCCCCTGCCCCTGGTCGTCAGCCTGCCCCACTCATCGGCCCAGGTCCCCCCGGCCGCCGCCGCCCGCCTGGCCCTGAGCCCCTTGGAAGTGGAGCAGTCGGTGGATCTGGGCTCCACCGAGGTCTTTGGCCCCCTGCCCGTCCGCCACATGTTTCCCGCCCCCCAGACCCGCCTGGTGGTGGACCTGAACCGGGCCCCCGACGACCTGGGGCCCAAGGGGGTGGTGGCGGCCAAGGACTATGCCGGCCGCTGGGTGTTTTCCCAACAAGCCGCCCCGGAGCCGGGGCTGAAGCGGCAGTGGGTGGAAGGCCTGTGGCGGCCCTGGCATCGGCGATTGGCCGAGGCCCTGGATGATCCAGCGGTGCGGCTGCTGTTGGACGGTCACTCCCTGGACGGGGTGGGGCCCGCCGAGGCCCCGGACCCCGGCGCCAAGCGGGCCGACGTGGTGCTGAGCAACCGGGGCGACCAACAGGGCCAAGCGGCCGGGCGCGGGGATTTGACCTGTCCGCCCGAGGTGCTGCGCCTGTTGGGCCAGGCCCTGGAAGAACAGGGCCTGAGCGTGGCCTACAACACCCCCTACGTTGGGGGGCACATCATCGTGCGCTACGGCCCCTCGCTCATGGCGCGGGGCGCGGCGGCCGTGCAGATGGAGTTGAACAAGGACCTCTACGCCGACCCCGGCTACAGCAGGGTCTATTCCGAAAGGGCGGCCGAGCTCAGCCTTCGGTTGGAGCGGGCGCTACGTCTTTTTCTTTCACGCTGGCGATAAAGGAAGGGGGCAGGTCGCACACCGGGATGGCGTGAATCTTTTCGTGCAGCTTGCGCAGCCGGCGGCTCAGTTCCTTGCACATCTGCAAAGCCACCTGGGGATACTCGCGCACCGTTTCGTCGAACTCTCGCTTGTAGAGCACCAACAGCTTCACCGGGCCGTCGGCCACCACCGTGGCCGAGCGGGGGGCGTCGTCAAAAAGGGCCATCTCGCCCACGTAGTCGCCTTCGCCCAGGCTGGCCAACTCCATAGCGCAGCCGTCCTCACCCTCTTGGGAAACCACCACCTTGCCCTTGATGATGAGGTACATGCTCTCGCCCGCGTCGCCCTCGGTGATTATATTCTGGCCCGATTCGGCCTTGTCTTCCCGGCACACCGAGGCCACCGCGGCCAGCTCGGCCACGGCCAGTCCCTCGAAGATTTCCATGCGCCGAAGCAGCAGGATTTTTTCCGACAGGCTGGTTTCCTGACTCATGCCTCTCTCCTTGCCATATGGGCCAGACGGGACGCTTCCGCCTTCACGTAGGGGTTGCGGCTTTGCGCCAGCCGCCCCAGGGTTTCCCGGAAGGGCTCCAGGCCCCCCTCCCGCTGGCCCAGCACCACCAGGCTCAGGTACAGGGACACCCAGTTCTTTTTGGCCAGCATATGTTCCATCAACTCCCGCTCGTCGGCGAAGTGGATAGGCAGCTTGAACAGTTTGCGCCCCACCGCCAGGCTCTCAGCCACCTGCCCATCCTCCACCAGGGGCAGCATGGCCTGGGACAGATCCCGACCCACCATGGACTCCAAAGCCTCCACGGCGTTGGAGCGCAGCTTGGTGTCGGCCGAGGACAGACCCCGGATCACCAGGCGCATTTGGTCCGAATCCTCCTGGGTGGCCAAGACCCGGAGGATGGTCTCCACCCGGCCCTTCTTGTGCTCCAGCAAATGCTGGATCAACAGGTCGCGCTCCGGCGTGGCGGGCAGCTTGCCCAGGGCCTCGGCCTCCAGGATGTTGGAGTAGGCCAGGGCCAGGTTGCTCTTGGCAAAGGCGATTATCTCGCGGTCGCCTATCTTGAGGCGGCTCATCAGTTCGTACAGTCCCCGGCGCACCCGCCGGTTGGGCAGGCTCAAACCCTCGATCAACAGACCGCTGTCCAGGTTTTCCGCCTCGGAAAGCCGCTCCAGGGCCAACTCGCGCACCTCCTGCCGGCCGCTGCCCAGCAGACGGATGAAGGCCTTGAGATCGGTTTCGTCCTTGAGCTCCAAATAGCGCAGCACCTCCAGGGGCACCGAGGAGGGATCTTCGCGCAGGCGCTCCAGCACCAACTCGTCCAGGTGGGGGTCTTCCAGGCGGGACAGGGCGGCCAGGATGTCCGGGACCAGGTCGGAGGACGGGTCCTCGGCCAGCATGCGGCGCAACAGGGGACGGAACTCGCGGTTGTCCGAGCCCCCCGCCGCGATGACTCCCGCCCGCCGCTGATCATGGTCCGCGCCGTCCAGCCAGCCCTGGATCATGGGATGGTATTTTTCCGGCTCCAGGTGGTACAGGCCGATCACCGCCTGGGCCCGCACCCCCAGGTCGCTTTGTTCTTCCAGAAGCTTGGTAAGGAAGGAGGCCGACTCCTCCAAGGGCAGGCGCCCCGCGGCGGTGGCCAGGGCGGCGGTAAGCCGGGGCTTGGCCGGATCGGCCAGGTCCGCGTACGCCTCCAGGGCCTTGAGGCCGGCCGTCTTGGGCACCAGGGGCAACAGGCTGATGGCGGTCGCCTCGTCCTTGGCCCGAATGATTTTCAGCAGATGTTCCTCCATGTCGGGCACCTGCTGGGCCTGCATCATTTGGGCGTACCACAGGCAGGCCTTGCCCTGAGAGGCCATGCAGGCGTCCACCAGCTGCTCCTGGGCCCGCTTGTCCTTGAAGATGGCCCCCACGTCCTGGTCCTGCAGGGAGCGCAGGTCGATGACGTTGCGGCCGATGAGGCCCAAAAGGATGTCGGAATAGGAGCGCTTGAGCCATACGCTGGTGGTCACCCAGCCCAGGGCCACCGCCAGGCCCACCACCGACAGCCAACGCGGCGCCACCAGGTGTTCGGACAGGAAGATGATCCCCGAGCCCACCAGGATGCCCACCCGCACCACGGTGCCGCGCAAAAAGGGCCTGAGCAGGGCGCGGAACTCGTCGGGGAACAGCCCCACCAGGATGTTGCGGGCAGGGTTGTTGATGGTCACCAGGAGCACCCGGGTGGACAGGCGGGCGTACATGGCGGTGATGATGTCGAAGCGGAACAAAAAGGCCGCAAAGGCCAGGGCGTAGTTGGCCGGGTGGAACATCAGGGCCACGGGCAGGCCCCAGCGGTTGTAGATCTTGCCCACGAACAGCAGGATGAACAGGCTGACGATGTTGAGCGCCCCCCGGAAGTAGCCGAAAAAGGCCACCATGCCGCCCTCGGTGGCGTAGGTCTCGTTCACCGCGAAGTTGAACTGGTAGTTCATTATCGGCAGGGCGATGTTGGGCAACAGGGTCAACAGCACCAGGATTTTGAGCAGGGCGGACTCCTTGAGCATGGGGCCGATCTGCTTGAATTCCTGGACCAGGTTTACTTTGGGGGCCTTTTTCTTACCCTTGCGCTCCGTGATTTTCAGCGCCGGATACTGGATGGACATGCCCCAGACCATGACCGCTCCGGCCATGCAGGTGACCGTGTAGGCCAGCATGAGGTTGTCGAAGCTGATGGCCTTGGACAGGGCCGGGGTGAGGAAGCTGCCCACGATGGCCCCGATCACTCCCCCGGCGGTGATCAGGGGAAAGATGCGCTTGGACTGGCGGGTGTTGAAAAAGTCGTTGGCCAGGTTCCAGAAAACCAGGGCCAACAGCCCCTCGTACTGGGCCTTGAGCACGAACAACACCGGGTAGATCATGTCGTAGCCCAGGTTCACCAACGGGCGCAGGGCCCCCACCGACAGTCCGCAGAACACCATCATGTAGGTCAGCATGCGCGTGCTGGGCAGCTTGCGCAGCACCCCGGTTATGGCCGCCATGATAACGAAGGTGGTCAGGGAGTTGATGATGTAGACGATGGGCAGGTATTCAACCCCGAAACGCTTTAGAAAGGCGGTTTCGGCGAAGTTGTTGAAAAGGATGTTGGAGGTTCTGATCAGGTAAAGGATGGCCGCCGACCACAGGAACACCCCGATTTCATCGGGTTGCACCTTCAACCAACGGCTTATAAAGGATTTTACACTGTTCATCGCCCCACCCGCCGAGGGGTTAACCACGCTCGTCCCGTCCGCCGTTCATCTTAATCCGCGCCCCCCACGTACGCAAGGACCGTGAAGCGATCCTACCGATCCTACGGCGATATATCACCCGGCGACGGACACCGCTTCGGAATCCTCGACAAAGTGGCAGAGGGCCACCTGCTCCCCGCCCACACGGCGCCAGGGAGGGTAGGTGCCGGCGCACAGGAGCCGCTCGGCCAAGGCGCAGCGGCGGAAAAATGGGCACCCCACCTGGGAGGTGGCCGGCCGCTCGGCGGCCAGCAGAGTGTTGTAGGTGGGCACCTGGGCGCTGCGGCCGAACTTGGGCGTGGCGTCGATAAGGGCCTTGGTGTAGGGGTGGCGGGGAGAGCTTATCACCTGTTCGGCCGGTCCCTGCTCCACCATGTGGCCGCGATAGATGACCCCTATGCGGTCGCACAAATAACGGGCCGAGGCCATGGAGTGGGTGATGAACATGATGGTGGCCCCCATCTTGTCGCGCACCCCCTGGAGAATCTCGAAGATCTGGGCCGAATAGGAGGCGTCGAGCATGCTGGTGGGCTCGTCGGCCACCAGCAGGCTGGGTTCCAGGACGATGGCCCGGGCGATGGCCACCCGCTGCCGCTGCCCGCCGCTGAGCTGGTGGGGAAAGCGGTATACGTAGTCCTCGGCCGGGCTGAGCCCCGCAGTCTTGAGCACCTTGAGCACCCGCTCCATGTGGTCCAGGGGGCTGCCCAGCTTGTTGGTTATCAAGGGCTCGGCCACGCTGTCGGCGATGGTCACCTGGGGGTTCAGGGACTGGTAGGGGTCTTGAAAGACCATCTGCACCCGGCGGCGGTACTCCTTGAGCTTTTTGCCCCTGAGGTGGGTGATGTCGTCGCCGTTGAGGCGGATGCTGCCCTGGTCGGCCTCTTCCAGGCGCACGATGAGCCGCCCGCAGGTGGTCTTGCCGCTGCCGCTCTCGCCCACCAAGCCGAAGATCTCGCCCTGGCGCAGCGAGAGGTTTATCTCGTTCAAGGCCACCACCAGGCGGCCGCCGCCCCTAAAGACGTTGCCCCTGGTGCGGTAGAAACGGCTCACCCCCTTGAGTTGCAGGATGGTCTTTTTTTCGTGGTTGTCGCTCATATATCCTGGCCCCTCACTTCAGCAATGATCACACAGGACGAAATGCCCCGGCGCCACCTCTTGCCATTTGGGCGGCGAGAGCTTGCACGAGGCGGTGTCCTTGGGACAGCGGTCGCAGAAACGGCAACCGGGGATGGTGCCGGTGAGGTTGGGCGGCTCTCCGGGGATGGGAGCCAGCTTGGTCTTGGGGCCGGCCAGGGTGGGGAAGGAGCTGACCAGGGCCTTGGTGTAGGGGTGGTGGGAGTTGAAAAACACCTCCTCGGCCGGGCCGGACTCCACCAGCTGGCCGGCATACATCACCCCGATCTGATGGCACACCTCGGCCACGATGGAGATGTCGTGGCTGATGAAGATGATGCCGATGTTGAACTGGCGCTGCAGTTCCTTGGTCTCCTTGAGGATCTGGTCCTGCACGATGACGTCCAGGGCGGTGGTGGGCTCGTCGGCGATGACCAGCTTGGGGTTGAGGGCCAGGGCCATGGCGATGATGGCCCGCTGTTTCATGCCCCCGCTGTATTGGTGGGGGAAGTCGTAGAGCCGCTCCAGGGGCAGGCCCACCAGATTGAACAGCCCCTCCACCCGCTCCATCGCCTCGTGGTCGTCCACTTCCGGGCGGTGCACCTGGATGGCCTCCACCATCTGGGCGCTGATGCGCTTGACCGGGTTCAGGGCGTTCATGGCCGCCTGGAAGATCATGGAGATATCGTTCCAGCGCACCTTGCGCATCTCGTCCTCGGGAAGGGCGCTGATCTCCACCCCGTCCAGCACGATGCGCCCGTTGGTGATGCGGCCGTTGGAGGGCAAGAGGCCCATCAGGGCCATGCCGATGGTGGTCTTGCCGCAGCCGCTTTCGCCCACCAGGCCCAGGGAGCGTCCCGGCTCCAGGGAAAAGTTCACCCCGTCCACCGCCTTCAATAGGCCCTTGGCCGTCTGGTAGCCGATGCTCAGGTTTTCCACCTTGAGTAGCGTCATTATCAGCCTGCCTGGGTTTCGTCGCGCAGGCGGGGGTCCAGGACTTCGTCCATGGCCCGGCCCAGCATGTAAAACGATAGGGTGATGAGACTGATGCAGATGCCAGGCGGCAACAGCCAGTAGGGCGCCTGGAACATGTGCCCGGTCTTCCAGACCCATTGCAGCATCATGCCCCAGCTCACCGTGCCGGGGTCGCCGAAGCCCAGGAAGGCCAGCCCCGCCTCGATGACGATGGCGCTGGTGACCCTGAAGGTCATGTAGAGAAAGGCCAGGGGCAGCACGTTGGGCATGATGTGCCGGAAGATGATGCGCGAATGGCTGGCCCCGGCCACCCGGGCCGCGTCGATGAAGGGCCGCTGCTTCAGGCTAAGGGTCTGGGCCCTGATGATGCGGCTGACCCCCGGCCAGCGGAACAGGGCGATCATCAGCACGATCATCCAGATGGATAGCTTGCCGAACAAGGCGGCCAGCATCAGCACCACCAGCAGGGTGGGCAGCACCATGATCATGTCGGCCAGGCGCATCAGGGCGGTGTCGGTGAAGCGGCCCATGTAGCCGGCGGTCATGCCCACCGCGGTGCCCAGCACCACGGACATGAAGGCGGCGGACACGCCCACCATGAAGGCCACCCGGGCCCCGGCCAGCAGTTGGCTGAAGATGTCGCGGCCCATGAAGTCGGTGCCCAGCCAGTGCTGCCAGCTGGGGCCCACCGAGGAGACGACCTTGGGGTCCACCCCGGTCATGGGATGATACATGGGATCGATCATGGGCGGGATGTAGGAACAGGCGGCCATGAGCCCAAACATGACCAATAGGGACATGCCGATGCGGCCCAGGGGGTTGCGCAAAAACACCCGCCAGTTTTCCATGAATCGCTGGCGCCACAGGGCGCGGCGCTTGGCCTTGAGAGTTCGTACGGCGTCGTTTCCCATGCTCTAGTACCTGATCCTGGGGTCGAGGTAGGCGTAGAGCACGTCCACCACCACGTTTGAGAGTAGCACCACCGTGGATATCAGCAAAAAGGAGGCCTGGGCCAGGGGGTAGTCGTTGTGGCTGACCGCAAACACCAGCTCGCGGCCGATGCCCGGCCAGGAGAACACCGTCTCGGTGAGCGCCCCGCCGTTGATGGAAAAGGCCAGGGAAAGGCCCACGCTGGTCACCACCGGCAGCCAGGCGTTGGGCGCGGCGTGCTTGTTGCGGATGGCCCGCTCGGTAAGGCCCTTGGCCCGGGCCAGGAGGATGTAGTCCTCCTTGAGGGTGTCCAGCATGGACGAGCGCATCACCAACAGGTAGCTGCCGAAGTGGATGAGAAACAGCGTGGTCAGGGGCAGGATCATGTGATAGAGCACGTCGCCCGCCTTGGTGAAGAACCCGGCCGTGGGGTCCAGCCATACGTCGTCGGAGACCATGCCGGTTATGGGGAACCAGTCCAACTGGTAGGCGAATATCCATACCAACAACAGGGCCAGCCAGGGCAAGAACAGGGTATGGGTGACCAGGGCCGCTATGGTCAGGGCAAGGTCGGTGCCCTTGCCCTTGCGCCAGGCGGCTATCTTGCCCCAGGAGATGCCCACCATGGCCGAGAGCAGCACCGCCGTGGTGAACAGCAGGATGGTGTTGGGCAGCTTGTCCCAGATCACCCGGGCCACCGGCTCCCCATAGTGGATGGAGTAGCCGAACTCGCCGGTGGAGCAGTTCTTAAGGTAGATGAGGTACTGCTTCCATATCGGTTGGTCCAGACCCAACTGCTCGATCAGGTGCTGGGTCTCCTCCGGGGTCATCTCCGGGTCCACCATGCGTGAAACCGGGTCTCCCGGCGCCAGCCTGAACAGCACAAAGAGGATGGTGAGAATGCAGAACAAAATCACCATCACCTGCGCCAGGCGCTTTAGAACGTATTTCCTCATGTCTTATTCAGCGCGCTCGCTTGGCCTGTATGTTTTCTCTACTTGGGTTTGATATCACAGAACGACCAGAGGTTGCCCACGCCGTCGAGCATGGGCACCCAACCGGTGAAACGGTCGATGCGCACCCCCTCGATGACGGTGGGGTTGTACAGCGGTATGTAGGGCACCGCGGTCATCAGTATGCTTTGCAGCATCATCACCTTTTCGCGCCGCATCTTGGGGTCCATGGAATCGTTGGCGTCGGTGGCCATGGCGTCGAAGGCCGCGCTCTCATAGCCGCTCATGTTCCAGCCGTTGGGCTTGTTCATCTTGGAGTGGAAGAAGGCGCGCAGATAGCCGGGGTCCAGCGACAGCTTGCCGTAACCCAGGATGAAGCAATCGAAGTCGTGCTGGCCCTTCACCTTCTGAATGAGCGCCCCGAAGGCCATGGGGCGGCTTACCGCGGGCATGCCCAGGGCCCGGAGCCACTCCTGGATGATCTGGCCGCTCATGGCCCGGTGGGGGTCGTAGTCGGCCGGAGGGGTGAGGATGGTGAAGTCCTTCATGGGCAAGCCGTCCGGCAGGATGATGCCCTTGGCCTTTTGCACCTGGCCCTGGTCGTTGACCGGCGGCACCTCCCAGGTGTAGCCCGCCTCCTTGAGGATTTCGTAGGCCTTTTTCACCCGCTGGTCGTAGGCCATGCCCTGGCCGTACTTGGGCACGTCGGGGTTGTAGTAGAAGCTGTTGCCCGGCGGGATCACCGACCAGAGCACCTCGCCATAGCCCTGCAGGATGCGCTTGACGATGAAGTCCTTGTCGATGATGGTGGCCACGGCCTGGCGCAGGGCCATGTCGTCAAAGGGGGCCTTGCGCACGTTGAAGCCCATGTAGTACAGCCCGCTCTTGTTGCTCACGAACAACTTGATGTCCTTGTCGTCCTTGAGCTGGTCCAGGTAGCCGGGCTGGATGCTGTTCCAGTAAAAGTCGATGGAGCCCTTGCGCAGGGCCAGCACCGCCGCGTCGGCGGTCCCGAACACCTTGAAGATCATGCCGGAGATGTAAGGGCCCATCTTGAAGCCCTCCATGGTCTGGCCCTTGGCGAAGAAATGGGGGTTGGTCTTCAGGTAGACGAACACTCCCTTTTTCCACTGGTCCAGCATGAAGGGGCCGGTGCCCACGGGCTGGTCCACCCCGAAGCGCAACAGGGCGGTGAGGGGCTTTTCAGATTTGCGGGCCTCGGCCACCACCTTTTCCCACTGCTTTTTCTGCACGATGGGGGTGGTCAGGGTGCGGGTGAGGAAGATGGCCTTGGGCTTCTTTAGCTCAAAGCGCACCGTGTGCTTGTCCACGGCCACGATATTTTGGATGAAGCTCCACTTGGAGCTCTGCTTGGGGATCTTGAATTCCTTGATGAGGTTGCCGGTGAACACCACGTCCTCGGCGGTGAAGTCGCTGCCGTCGGACCACTTGGCCGGCCTGAGCTTGAGGGTATAGGTGAGCTCGCCGGGGTCGTACACCGGTTCACCGGCGGCCAGCCAAGGCACCAGCTTGGACTCCTTGGGCTCGCGCACGAACAGGGGTTCGTAAATCATGCTGAGCACCCGGCTGGACCAGGCGTCGCTGGCCAGCCACAGGTTCAGGCTCTTGGGGTCTTCCAAGACCCCGATCTTGAGAATGCCGTTGGAAGCCGCCTGGGATACCGGAGCCAAACCCAGCAAAAGCGTCACGAAGAGGGTCAAGGCGGTGAGCCCAAAGGTGAGCCGTGCGAATTTGGAGTGTTTTTTCACCAGCGTCCCTCGCTTTCTCAAATGCGAATTTTCCCCAAAAATTGCTGAGACCAACCCTCTCGCGCCCTTTCTCTAGGCGCGGGGTCAATTATTTATTATATGATAATGGTAACTAATAATAAACAGCCTTACGTCTCGCGCGCGATTTTCAGGGCGTGATCCAGGAGCAGGCCGGCCACGTCCAGCCCGGTGGCCTCTTCCAGGCCTTGGAAACCGGGGGAGTGGTTTACCTCCATAGCATAATACATCTTGTCGCCCACGCG contains:
- the gshB gene encoding glutathione synthase — protein: MIVAFMMDPLESIEPENETTSWLMYECNQRGHTVFFLEPHDIYVRGSRLVARMRNVSVAPDQPMRAYWDDAIACLKRDELIFEEITDIDALFLRKDPPLNYQTLEYLHHVRGEVFTINSTTGQMLASSKLYLLNFPDIIPETHVSRDPKRLRKIIDEFGGSMVVKPLNRSRGEGVIKVSSHDRDNLNSLIHYYVNSYKPYPEREAIMVQEYLAEVKKHGDVRIMLLNGEILGAMRRIPAKGDFRTNIHAGASPAKHEISATDRRICDTIRPRLMADGLYFVGLDIIGDKLVEINVVSPGGIPRINRLDGIKIEAQVIDFVEEQVRRLKDHA
- a CDS encoding N-formylglutamate amidohydrolase — encoded protein: MPNPAAPLPLVVSLPHSSAQVPPAAAARLALSPLEVEQSVDLGSTEVFGPLPVRHMFPAPQTRLVVDLNRAPDDLGPKGVVAAKDYAGRWVFSQQAAPEPGLKRQWVEGLWRPWHRRLAEALDDPAVRLLLDGHSLDGVGPAEAPDPGAKRADVVLSNRGDQQGQAAGRGDLTCPPEVLRLLGQALEEQGLSVAYNTPYVGGHIIVRYGPSLMARGAAAVQMELNKDLYADPGYSRVYSERAAELSLRLERALRLFLSRWR
- a CDS encoding Crp/Fnr family transcriptional regulator, coding for MSQETSLSEKILLLRRMEIFEGLAVAELAAVASVCREDKAESGQNIITEGDAGESMYLIIKGKVVVSQEGEDGCAMELASLGEGDYVGEMALFDDAPRSATVVADGPVKLLVLYKREFDETVREYPQVALQMCKELSRRLRKLHEKIHAIPVCDLPPSFIASVKEKDVAPAPTEG
- a CDS encoding Npt1/Npt2 family nucleotide transporter — protein: MNSVKSFISRWLKVQPDEIGVFLWSAAILYLIRTSNILFNNFAETAFLKRFGVEYLPIVYIINSLTTFVIMAAITGVLRKLPSTRMLTYMMVFCGLSVGALRPLVNLGYDMIYPVLFVLKAQYEGLLALVFWNLANDFFNTRQSKRIFPLITAGGVIGAIVGSFLTPALSKAISFDNLMLAYTVTCMAGAVMVWGMSIQYPALKITERKGKKKAPKVNLVQEFKQIGPMLKESALLKILVLLTLLPNIALPIMNYQFNFAVNETYATEGGMVAFFGYFRGALNIVSLFILLFVGKIYNRWGLPVALMFHPANYALAFAAFLFRFDIITAMYARLSTRVLLVTINNPARNILVGLFPDEFRALLRPFLRGTVVRVGILVGSGIIFLSEHLVAPRWLSVVGLAVALGWVTTSVWLKRSYSDILLGLIGRNVIDLRSLQDQDVGAIFKDKRAQEQLVDACMASQGKACLWYAQMMQAQQVPDMEEHLLKIIRAKDEATAISLLPLVPKTAGLKALEAYADLADPAKPRLTAALATAAGRLPLEESASFLTKLLEEQSDLGVRAQAVIGLYHLEPEKYHPMIQGWLDGADHDQRRAGVIAAGGSDNREFRPLLRRMLAEDPSSDLVPDILAALSRLEDPHLDELVLERLREDPSSVPLEVLRYLELKDETDLKAFIRLLGSGRQEVRELALERLSEAENLDSGLLIEGLSLPNRRVRRGLYELMSRLKIGDREIIAFAKSNLALAYSNILEAEALGKLPATPERDLLIQHLLEHKKGRVETILRVLATQEDSDQMRLVIRGLSSADTKLRSNAVEALESMVGRDLSQAMLPLVEDGQVAESLAVGRKLFKLPIHFADERELMEHMLAKKNWVSLYLSLVVLGQREGGLEPFRETLGRLAQSRNPYVKAEASRLAHMARREA
- a CDS encoding oligopeptide/dipeptide ABC transporter ATP-binding protein; this encodes MSDNHEKKTILQLKGVSRFYRTRGNVFRGGGRLVVALNEINLSLRQGEIFGLVGESGSGKTTCGRLIVRLEEADQGSIRLNGDDITHLRGKKLKEYRRRVQMVFQDPYQSLNPQVTIADSVAEPLITNKLGSPLDHMERVLKVLKTAGLSPAEDYVYRFPHQLSGGQRQRVAIARAIVLEPSLLVADEPTSMLDASYSAQIFEILQGVRDKMGATIMFITHSMASARYLCDRIGVIYRGHMVEQGPAEQVISSPRHPYTKALIDATPKFGRSAQVPTYNTLLAAERPATSQVGCPFFRRCALAERLLCAGTYPPWRRVGGEQVALCHFVEDSEAVSVAG
- a CDS encoding ABC transporter ATP-binding protein, encoding MTLLKVENLSIGYQTAKGLLKAVDGVNFSLEPGRSLGLVGESGCGKTTIGMALMGLLPSNGRITNGRIVLDGVEISALPEDEMRKVRWNDISMIFQAAMNALNPVKRISAQMVEAIQVHRPEVDDHEAMERVEGLFNLVGLPLERLYDFPHQYSGGMKQRAIIAMALALNPKLVIADEPTTALDVIVQDQILKETKELQRQFNIGIIFISHDISIVAEVCHQIGVMYAGQLVESGPAEEVFFNSHHPYTKALVSSFPTLAGPKTKLAPIPGEPPNLTGTIPGCRFCDRCPKDTASCKLSPPKWQEVAPGHFVLCDHC
- a CDS encoding ABC transporter permease, with the protein product MGNDAVRTLKAKRRALWRQRFMENWRVFLRNPLGRIGMSLLVMFGLMAACSYIPPMIDPMYHPMTGVDPKVVSSVGPSWQHWLGTDFMGRDIFSQLLAGARVAFMVGVSAAFMSVVLGTAVGMTAGYMGRFTDTALMRLADMIMVLPTLLVVLMLAALFGKLSIWMIVLMIALFRWPGVSRIIRAQTLSLKQRPFIDAARVAGASHSRIIFRHIMPNVLPLAFLYMTFRVTSAIVIEAGLAFLGFGDPGTVSWGMMLQWVWKTGHMFQAPYWLLPPGICISLITLSFYMLGRAMDEVLDPRLRDETQAG
- a CDS encoding ABC transporter permease; protein product: MRKYVLKRLAQVMVILFCILTILFVLFRLAPGDPVSRMVDPEMTPEETQHLIEQLGLDQPIWKQYLIYLKNCSTGEFGYSIHYGEPVARVIWDKLPNTILLFTTAVLLSAMVGISWGKIAAWRKGKGTDLALTIAALVTHTLFLPWLALLLVWIFAYQLDWFPITGMVSDDVWLDPTAGFFTKAGDVLYHMILPLTTLFLIHFGSYLLVMRSSMLDTLKEDYILLARAKGLTERAIRNKHAAPNAWLPVVTSVGLSLAFSINGGALTETVFSWPGIGRELVFAVSHNDYPLAQASFLLISTVVLLSNVVVDVLYAYLDPRIRY
- a CDS encoding ABC transporter substrate-binding protein, whose product is MKKHSKFARLTFGLTALTLFVTLLLGLAPVSQAASNGILKIGVLEDPKSLNLWLASDAWSSRVLSMIYEPLFVREPKESKLVPWLAAGEPVYDPGELTYTLKLRPAKWSDGSDFTAEDVVFTGNLIKEFKIPKQSSKWSFIQNIVAVDKHTVRFELKKPKAIFLTRTLTTPIVQKKQWEKVVAEARKSEKPLTALLRFGVDQPVGTGPFMLDQWKKGVFVYLKTNPHFFAKGQTMEGFKMGPYISGMIFKVFGTADAAVLALRKGSIDFYWNSIQPGYLDQLKDDKDIKLFVSNKSGLYYMGFNVRKAPFDDMALRQAVATIIDKDFIVKRILQGYGEVLWSVIPPGNSFYYNPDVPKYGQGMAYDQRVKKAYEILKEAGYTWEVPPVNDQGQVQKAKGIILPDGLPMKDFTILTPPADYDPHRAMSGQIIQEWLRALGMPAVSRPMAFGALIQKVKGQHDFDCFILGYGKLSLDPGYLRAFFHSKMNKPNGWNMSGYESAAFDAMATDANDSMDPKMRREKVMMLQSILMTAVPYIPLYNPTVIEGVRIDRFTGWVPMLDGVGNLWSFCDIKPK